DNA from Mobula hypostoma chromosome 4, sMobHyp1.1, whole genome shotgun sequence:
CAGGAAAAGAGCTAGATGATACGGAGTAAAGCAGAGAAGGAAGGTGACCAAATTGGAAGAGATTACTTTCCTTGATGTCTTGGTGTCGATGTCATCCTGCTCTTCATCTATTCTTTGCAGTGTTCTTATAATTTGAGCACTGCAGAAAATCACAACAGATGCAGCAACTAAAAATACAATGATCATACTCAGAGGAATTATGCCAGGGTGCCAAAACTCTGCAAAATCCTTAAAGCAGTGTTGACCGTTTTCTATTTGCAAGTAATTTGGAATACTTGCAGACCAGACACCGAgccacagaacagtgcaggcaatcattGCTTTCTTTGGGGATCTGAGGGTTCTGGCCAGAAAGGGGTGCTTCATAGCAATGTAACGATCCAGAGATATCAGCATGATTAATAGGATGCTCCCATAGGTGTTGACAAAGTAGAGGGATTCCACAAACTGACAGAAGCGTGTACCGAGGAGCCAGGCttcttccttctggtaggcgtgCATTTTGAAAGGCAGAGAGAAAAGCACCAGGATATCAGACAATATCAGGTTTGTCATATAGATCACACTCTCTGTCCAATTCTTCAACCTGAAGTGGAGTATCCAGAGTGCTACTGAATTGATGATCAGTCCCAGGCTGAAAGTAGGGATGTGCAACACGTACTGGAATGCCTTTATAAATCCATCTTCCGTGATGTTGCTGGGAGAGCACATTTCTGTCTTCAGATGTTCCTTTACATTAAAACAGGACACTTTTGCTAGGAGTCAGAGAAGCAGAAGAGGTTATTTTTATTGCTCTCAGTTTAAGAAATAAAGACTATTGTTGAATTACTTCAGTAATAGCTGTACAGCAACAAAATTACCAAGACCCACGGAGGTTTTCTTCAGTTGGtcatcatattccatcttttcataCCAGCTTATGGCAGCGACCACATCCTGTGTTTTAGAAATAGAGTGATAATGTCTCCACATCGCAAAGTATTTCATAATCAAACCTAGCAAAGGACTGTGGAACAGAAAAATGCTGTTCTCATGATTGGGGAATACCTCAGCGTTCTGTTGCAAATATCATTTCAGTTTGTTTATGATCAAGTAAATATTAAATATCCTACAGCAATATTTTCAAATGAAATAACCCTGTTTAAGATATTCTGAATTAAAATATAGAACAAATAGTGATTTAGCATAATTGATTTTAGGGAAAATTACTTAGGAGATGATTACTATATTTACGCTTGACCCCAAAGTCACTCCACTTTAATGTAACTTTCAGAGTGAAAGGCAATGGGAAAAGAAAAGCACCTTT
Protein-coding regions in this window:
- the LOC134344819 gene encoding G-protein coupled receptor 55-like — encoded protein: MEYDDQLKKTSVGLAKVSCFNVKEHLKTEMCSPSNITEDGFIKAFQYVLHIPTFSLGLIINSVALWILHFRLKNWTESVIYMTNLILSDILVLFSLPFKMHAYQKEEAWLLGTRFCQFVESLYFVNTYGSILLIMLISLDRYIAMKHPFLARTLRSPKKAMIACTVLWLGVWSASIPNYLQIENGQHCFKDFAEFWHPGIIPLSMIIVFLVAASVVIFCSAQIIRTLQRIDEEQDDIDTKTSRKVISSNLVTFLLCFTPYHLALFLYLLARNSFIQKFDLKSLRVFLQICQCFATTNCCLDAMYFYLIIKKFWKSKNEELK